The Deinococcus aestuarii genome includes a region encoding these proteins:
- a CDS encoding CarD family transcriptional regulator, which yields MKSPAFRIGDRVVLPPYGIGVVSGTCQRPVAGETHAYYQVEFPNTASRAYVPVSDPLSTGMRAALTTQDMPDLLCRLQTSADLNLPRQWAARHRRVTEILVSGDPYELATLTCELRRWNIERGLPDLDRQAFRRAIRLLEQEVRGLEEDACTRDVRQFLDHAWNETPA from the coding sequence GTGAAAAGCCCTGCATTCCGGATCGGTGATCGCGTCGTCCTTCCGCCCTACGGTATCGGCGTCGTCAGCGGCACCTGCCAGCGCCCGGTGGCGGGAGAAACGCACGCCTACTATCAGGTCGAGTTCCCGAACACCGCCAGCCGCGCCTACGTGCCCGTGAGCGATCCGCTCAGCACCGGCATGCGCGCGGCACTGACCACCCAGGACATGCCGGACCTGCTCTGCCGCCTCCAGACCAGCGCCGACCTCAATCTCCCGCGTCAGTGGGCCGCCCGCCACCGCCGGGTCACCGAAATCCTGGTGAGCGGCGACCCCTACGAACTCGCCACCCTCACCTGCGAGCTGCGCCGCTGGAACATCGAACGCGGCCTGCCGGACCTCGACCGTCAGGCGTTCCGGCGCGCCATCCGGTTGCTGGAGCAGGAAGTGCGTGGCCTGGAAGAGGACGCCTGCACGCGCGACGTGAGGCAATTCCTCGACCACGCCTGGAACGAGACGCCCGCCTGA